In Lycium barbarum isolate Lr01 chromosome 9, ASM1917538v2, whole genome shotgun sequence, the DNA window gttaattacttttaggtcctaatcttatttatgtaagtcaatttttttgtttttttatttttaaggtctacttttcaaaaactATCGAACCTcgtacctcatttttcatgttctttggttttctgaTTGGTGCTTGATATttgcatttgagcccaattaatctaaataattcgcactgtatcgcgcttATCGGGAGGAgccttcctccaaagattttttccatatccatgttcgaacccctaatccctaattaagagagaagcaactccatccgctgcacaagttaaagtatgtatttgtcttaaaagttcattaactatgtatagattatttatttggaactaaataacttcagaaaattaggatacataagttataaatgtcaaattctggctccacatttgatttgaagtaaataatttcatcaaaatggaagttaaaatattaaaggagtggaatgaaaattttgctttcatataactacccacttgcaggactacaatgggtatatgattgttgttgttgttgtacacttgtactaacacaaattatattttctttagttaaaatatctacttttatatcttgagtttgggcccgggctcagcacgggcctcacataactagtataagTATACATGACACGGCCAATTTAGCAAATTGCCCTGGTTACATAGCGCACTATTAAATAGTGCGttatgtaatttttattttttttatttaaaaaaaagaaaattagggTAACGGATTTTAACAGGGGACGTTAACTCACTTttatataacacataaaaaagTTGCGTTAAAAGTACTTTcgtaccactttttttttttggggtattttggttcattgcttttttttttttgggtcatttaggttccggactcCGCTTACCCCACCTACCACCCCCGCACCCTACCccaccctccaaaaaaaaaaattttaaaaaaagttttagaagtttttttttttaaaccccccccccccccccccccccccccctccctccaagcttttttaaaaaaagtttataAAAGCTTCttctttgttttgaatttttaCACCCCCACGCCCTTGCGACCTACCCGCCACCACCCTCCAAAATCTTTTATACTTTTTTTATCCAAATTGGCCGGGTCATGATCCAATCCGGTTTTTAGCCCATTTCAACCCAACCCATTTTAGCCCAAAGTAAATttgggcgggtcatgacccaaCTCGATTTTCAGTACAGCCCATTTTAACCTCTCCAATTTCAGGCCaaccgcccatttgacaccccctAGTATCATTGATATCTACTTCTCTGGATCACTACACTCTATCAAGTTGCCTCTGTGACAACTTAGTTGTTCAACTTTAGTACCCTAAGTTTTATATCTAGCTTAAAATTCTTAAAGTTACTTAAATATCTGGCCGCGCTATGTGGCTAAAGTTGAGTAATCTTTTAAGTAGTGATTTTTTGGTTTAAGTTGAAAAGATTCTTTGTTCTGATTTTCTCGCAGTTCTGTTTTGTTATCTGAAGTACCCTTCCACTACAGTGAAATCCTATCTCTTGCATGTAGACGCTAGACAGAATAAAGGATTCATTCAGTCACAAACTGCAATACCTGATCAATCCTTGACCAATTCAGACTTGAAAGCTTGTTATAATTTTACATAATATAAGACATGCTACTATCGTTTCATAATGTATTGTTTTATAATATACTGTATTGTATTGTTGTGTGGATATAAGTTACAACATAAAATGTGATATACACAGTTAAATCTTAAACCAGGATTTTAATCTGGTAAATTACATTACGAGATTATATTGCTTAATAAAAAAACTTACCTTATGCAAATTATAATCTCCATAACTGAAACTTAGTTAATTACAACACGAAAAACTAAACAAAGATTGTCATGGACAAAAATATGTACCTGTAGGCTGTAGTATCGACAGGGGTGAACCCACGTACTGTGTTCCGAATACTCGAGCACCCATTGACCAAGACGcgaactatatatatttatataaacatTTCTGAAAAAATGACAGGGGCGAACCCACGTACTGTGTTCCGAATGCTCGAGCACCCATTGACCAAGACGTGAactatatatattaaatataaaCATTTTTGAAAAACTGACAGGGGCGAACCCACGTACTGTGTTCCGAATGCTCGAGCACCCATTGACCCAGACGcgaactatatatatttatataaacatTTCTAAAAAAATGACAGGGGCAAACCCACGTATTGTGTTCCGAATGCTCGAGCACCTATTGACTCGAAAGcgaactatatatatttatataaaaactTCTGAAAAAATGAATAGAAGAGTTGAGTAGCACCCATCAAACAAAAGTTGTGGTAGGTGCTTTGGTGGAGAGCTAGAATTGAAGGGCGTGATGGACTTGGCCTGGGATCAATTACCAAGTTACACAAAATTTAAGAGCTCCTGCCTTTTTTCTCCCATAcagctttttctttctttattggTTTTCCTTTTAGTTTTAGTTTTACTTTGTTTTAACTTAGAAATTCTTAATGTTTCTTCCCCGGACTTCTCCTTCTTTTTCTCCATTATAGATTCTTCTTTTGTTCACTTTTtcgttcagtttttttttttttttttttttttttttttaatctttttaatGTGTTTTTAACGTTTCTTATTGTGTTCAAATAATTCTACGCTTATATGGTAGCAAAGCTTTATGATCAGAGCAACTTTACTCTAAAGGGAGCTTAGCACCCACGACCTTAAAATTCTGGGTCCGTCACTGAGTATCGAAACAAGGGCAATAACCTGAGCAAATAAAATGGTTAACTAAAATTAGCAAAAGGTAGATGGAGATAAAGATACAGAAAGAAAAAGAGGGCGAAACAAAACATAAAGTTTGCCGAGGGGAAGAATGAAGACGTAGGCTATTTAGCTGGAGttaaacaataaaaaataagatAAAGGATAAAATAGGATTATAAAATAATAAGCAAGGATATAATTGAAAAGAGAAATAAGGTAACGATACAACCGCACCATGGGTCGTTATATAAAATTGGATTTTTCATTGTTACGTAATGATGAATTTAATAATACGATACAATAAATTAAAattaagtaacaatcaaaacaacCATTGTATTTGTAGTAACAATACAATATGATACAATAGTGCAACTATTATGTGTGTTTCGAAAATAAAGTATAGTGAATTAACTCAACCGTATGACCGAGACGATTGGGATGATTTCGAAAAGCATACTTTGGTTATACACAATTTAGTGctttaataattaatcaaaactCATATAAATTACCCGATAAGAATGAATACTTATTTAGTAAAAATGTGTTTTGAATATATACTAGTctctctgttcacttttacttatgcagtatttcaaaaatagattttcacttttacttgtcacttttagcatatcaagataagacaattttttttccagtttTATCCATAGTATAAATTAcccacttcaaatcatttttcaaatccaataaaaatatgcactaatTAATATGAGTACATTAGTAAAttatacacttcatttattatttcttaaatagcGTGAAAAGTCTaaagtagacaagtaaaagtgaacgaaggGAGTACAAAACAAGTATGATCGTTTTAAAGTTCTCGCGTACAATCATGGTCCGAGGACGAGAGAAGAATTGAGTGTATTTAGAATTTTATTTGCCTATTGAAAAGCTAACAGAAGGCGATTAAATTATGTACACCCTTTTAAAATTAGGATTCCTACAATATATAGGGTTTTATTTTACGTAACCTATATATTTGCAGAATCTGTATCATCGCAGCCTCCAAGCCACGACCATGAGGAAAGCTAAtgggagaaagaagaagaattgTACGACCATAACATTGGACGTATTGCCTGACTGCCTCATTTACAAAATACTCTCTTATCTTCCTTTTAAAGAAGCAGCCCAGATGAGCATTCTCTCGAAAACATGGCTGCAAGCCTGGTTGATTCATCCCAACTTGGAATTCACACTTCCTTATCTCAAAGTAGTGGATAGTTTCATGGAGAGATATAGGGACGGGAAGATCCCTATAGAAAAATTTGAATTATCAGACTCTGCAGGCTCCTCTCAAGGTTTCCCTTCAATTGATAAATGGATTGACATTGCACTTCAGAATGGTGTAAAATATCTTGTCTTTAAAGTTGCTAGCATTTCGTTGCCTATTTTCACAATCTTGGCAGCTAAATCTTTAAGAGAATTGGTTCTAGAGGGTTGTACTCTTAATATGCCTGTTTCGTTAACTAGCGGTATCGCGAATTGCGATTCTTTGAGAAAGCTTTCTCTATCTTGTGTAAGTTTAGATGAACACATGCTTCAGACTTTGCTAAGTAGCTGTCCTTTGATTGTCAATTTCATCCTCAAGGATTGTGATGGGTTGGAAAAGATTGAGTTGTTGAATCTTCAAAAAATCAAGTCAGTTTTCATTTCGACACAAAGAAACCTTCCTGTTAAAATCCGAGCACCAACTCTTGAACACCTGTCTTATTCTGGTTATTTATCGGATGAATTGGATGTTGTTGAATGTCAGAATCTGATTTTTTTAGATGTATCATATGTGTTGACATCTGATGGATTTCTGCAGCACCTTATTTCTAGATTTCAATCCCTAAAGGTCTTGAAGATTCAGTATTGTGGGGACAATTTGGAGATCGATTCTCCAAATTTGGTATCATTTGAGTATGTGAGAGATCAAATTCCCGAACATAAAATTGTGATAGAGTCAAGAAAACTGAAGCACTCAAAAATTGTTCTTCACTGCTACGACTATTTAAATGATGCATGGTTTTGTAAGTTGAGGAAGTTTCTATCAAATTCGACCTCATGGTCTCAAGTGTCCCTCTATTTTCCGAAATGCAATGAGATCAACATGAAAGATTTGCAACTGCACCACAGAGTTGCTACCCCACAGGTAGACATTTTAAATGTCAATATTCTATGGCAGAATGCGCAGTGCCCAACGTTTGTGGATGCTTTGCTATGGAGTTGTCATCCTAGGAGACTCAACCTACACTCAAGTATTAAAATGATTACATGCTTCATCTGTCGTTTAATGTATATGAAGAATTCAAGTCAGTCTTTTTCTCAAAGAAGCAAGCCTTGGCATAGTCATCAATTAATGGAAATAAAAGTTTTTGATGGGAAAAATCAGCCACTGCAACTCAGAAATGGGGAGCTAGCAATAAGCACCCTTACGGATTGGAAGGAAGTTTCTTTTTTATTAGATTGGCAATGCAGTTAATttatcattatttcaaattgaatGCACTTATTCATTTCTAAAGTTTATTAATCTGTTTGTCAGTatagattttgtttttttttacatCTAGCTTTAAATTCTTGCACTTTCCAAAATATCTAGCCGCACTACGTGGCCCATAGTTAAGCAGTCTATTAAGGACTGGATAATTATGCTGAAGTTGAATCATAAGATTCTTTATTCGGACTCTCATAATTCCATTACGTTATCAGAAGCACCCTTCAACTATGGTGATATTCTTTCCTCTTACACGTGCTATGCCATTTGTCAGTGATCAGTTAATGTAACTACATTCTTTCTAACAATTATGTCACTGGTAGTGTTAATttaggtttaaaaaaaaaataactgaGCAATCTCAAGATACCAATAGATTTTTGTAGACATGGATTTGAAGGTCTGTGATCAGATATATCAATGTCTCAATCCTTGATCGAAGCAGTTGGCTCTTTATGGTAAAAAAAGCCTTAACTGCCTCAACTTTTCTCATCTCTGAGAGTATTGCCACCATATAGTGGCCAAGTACAATACTTATCTACTGTGAGGTTGGCGTTCTGATGTACGCATGATGTGAGTCAATTCTTTTGtgcaattgtatatatataatttacgCCTTAAGGAGGCGTGGCCTTTTATTTCATCAACAAAAGATGTACAAAAGGCAGAGGTTAAAGCAATAAGCAAACCTCTGCAGAATTACATAAGCCCATCTGCTTACTGTAGCTTGCAAAACAGAGAGTAAACTTCTCCACTCTAAATACAGCTAACAACAAAAAGAGGCCTTATGCAAGTATGTTCCTCCTCTGTTTATGCCTTATGGAGGCCATATTCTCTTTGTCCAATGAGTATGCCACTGCAGCTTGGTTAGGCAGGTCCTTGCTATCATAGAATTGTTGTTCATCTTCTTCTATGCTTCATTTGGCCAATGCATCCGCAACTTGATTCGCTTCTTTATAACAATGTTGAACAATGTTGGTTGTCTTAGCAGCATCCGTTTAATAATATCAATGGAATCCTGAAGTTGCCAGGCTATCTTGCTCTTACCCTTCACCATATTGATAATGACTAGGGAGTCACTTTCCAGAATAATATTTTGAAGACTTTCTGAGGTACACCATTGTAAACCATAAATTATAGCTTTTGCTTCTGCAATGTTACTGCTTCCTTTTCCCAAGTTTTTAGCATATGCCATAATGATATGACCATTACTATCTCTTATAACACCTCCTGCTCCAATAGAATCATCATTGCTACGACTGCCATCAGTGTTGAGCTTTGTCCATCCCACAGGAGGTCTGATCCATCTCACTATAATGCATTCAATTTTGTGAGAACTGTTTATAATTTGTCTGCTAAGATCTTGCCACTTCCAGATCCATTATTTGTTTACAATTTTGTGATTGTACTTTAAAATCACTGAATAGAAGAGACCCCACAGCATCCAGTCTAAAAATTGTAAAAGTTGCATTGAGTATGCAATTGACAACCTATTAACTTCTTGCTACTGTTCTAATTTCATTTTTGAGGCCTCAGCTCAGAGTTGtactttttttaaagaaaaaaaaaggttatcCTGCATATTGATTCGTCTTAGACTTCTGATTTCTGTGACCTATGCATCTTTTTCTTATTTAATAGGAGTATAGAACTGcactttattttcttcttttatcaTGACGCACTAGAGTATCATTTGTCACTCCCCACCATAGAAAATCTATCCCTAGCACTCAACCTGCTGCTTTCCTTTCAGTACCATCTACCATGGGGTGTCTCAGAAAAACAATGCCCCTCCCTACACCTCGTAAAATATGTGTATTCACGTGCATTTAACTTTATACTTCTTGTTGCTGGAAGTTACAGACTATTTTCTTTATAAATTGTATCGTATTCATTTGGTTAAGAACATTGATTTGTGTGCAATTCGGGCATTTTCCGTGCAAGAAAGGGCTAAGTTAATTCAGAGACTTGCTTGGTCTTTGTTGTTGTCATCTCTTAACCCCTCATCAACATGAGCTAGCTATTTACACCAGCTTATCCGAGTTGCTTTCTCAAGTTTCATTGGATTGACTGACAGTATATATCAGCTTTCTTATTTAAGTACATATTCTGGTCTAACATAGTATGATTGTTGTGCTGCTCAACTCTTTGCTCAACAGATCTCCGCTCCACATGTCACTTCCAACTGACTCTTGGTCTTCTAAAGTGGGTTCCTTCACTTACTCAAAATTTAGCAAATTTGATGTAAATTCTTCCTCAAGCTTCAAAATCGCCAATCCGGAAACGGAAAGCTTAGCGCTGTCTGAATCAGGAAACAATTGTTTTTCATCAAACAAATGCAGAGAGCTTTACTTTTAGTCTTCTATCATTTGGTTCAGAGGTTCGATTATCATCACCCAGAATATGTACTTCTTTTGCAATCATACACTTTGATTTTGTTAACATTAGCTGATACTTGAATGCTTTTATTTGCCATTTCTAAGAAAAAATGAATTAAGGGAAGGTATTGCTGATTTTTTGTGAGCTAGTAATCAGGGAATTCCACGTTTTCCTTTTGCCAATTcattcaagctaatgaaatcagaTGGCAAGAGTTTCTATAGTAATGCGGCAAGGAAGTGACAATTTTCTATAAGTTGATAGCACTGGGTTACTACCACAAATTAATACGATAaccgaagtacaagaaacaacatatagtagcaGAAATTGGCCTAGGCCAAGAAACTACAAGAGTAATATTACGACTACTAGTATGAAAGGATAAGTACGACAAcactcaactacctactaacGTTCTACCCTTATCTGTGTCCTCCATAacctcttatctaaggtcatgtcctcggtaaactAGACctgtgtcatgtcctgtctaatcacctctccccgaTACTTCTTCAGCGTACCTTTACCTCTCCTAAAACCATCCATTGACAACCTCTCACTCCTCTACAGTAGGGCATCCGTGCTTCTCGAGAGACAATTTGACTAATATTCAGAGCTAAATTGTGTTAAACTAATTCGATAATTTAAAATCAAAATTTAGATGTTATGAAATTATACAGAAAACACTATAAattgcaattcttctcatattaatatgatgaaaaaatacatcttaaaatgtcaTGTAATTTGACTCTCGAGAAGCAAAATGTGACAAGTAAACATGAACGGGGGAGTAGAATGTAGTACCAAAATGTTTGttaattttgtggtcttaaacatgtcatgtgaaTAAAactaaagagttgccaaaaaagaaaagaaaaaacattttttttaaacagaAGTAAGACAAATAAGTTGAAACAATACGAGAGGGAGTAAATACTTTTATTGGTATTTGGTTATACACAGAATTaaggaaagaaaataaaagaacaGCATCATTTCCAAATAGGATTCAAATCACTTGATTCCACATGGAGAAATCTAATTCAGTTTGATGGCACATCAAATACCTGTAGAGCCAATTAGGCATTCTTTGTGGTTGATTACTGTGTTCTAGTACAAATATGACTGTCTCTGAGAATTTGAGTATAATGCATTGTCCGACATTAAGAGAACTGTGTATGCTTCCAAAAAATTGTGATTTTAGTTATTCATATATTCCATAAACCAAAATACTACGTTATTATGTAGACCGTTTTAATCTGCTTTGAAAGGATGAtttaagagaataagaatgttgaaTATGTTTTTGTTGATGCTTCCTGATTATAACTCTTATATGTTAATTACATGACCACATCTGCTGCTATTTACAATGGTGCAACTTCTGTAAATTGAGAGTACTATTTTTCTATTTATCATTAAGTATAAACCTTTAGTTTCTTGTAATATGTGATGTTATTTATCATATTTTCTTCTCAGTTATGAACATAATTATCTATAATCTTTACTGAAGATTGTATCATTATTGGAGTAATTTCTTACTTTCAGATGTCAGGTACAGGATCGAAATAAATTGGGCAGACTAATGGTAAGAGAGAAAAATTACGCAAAAAGAAAACACACACAACAGAGCCTCAAGCAGCTCATTTGCCTCCCATAATTCCATCGCGACCTCTCATATCTCACACTAGCTCACATCATGTTCATGAAACTTCCTTGTCTCAAACCAGTCCAGAAGTCAAGCAAGCCCAACCTCATAACACTGACTCTCAACCTCAATGTAATCAGTCCCAGGCTATAAATACGGTCATTCAACCAATGTCTTCACCTACCAATATGACTCCAGCCACCTCGTATAGTGTGGTTGGCTGATCGAGTATGGATTGTACCTGAAGCAGATGGGTACTTCTAATAACTTTAAGTACACATGCTTAATTTAGtgaatttaatttatatattgtCGGTAATCACTGTATTTTTCTGTAGGTTTAATCCTCACAAGCCAATTATTGAACGCATATTGCTAATTGCATTCTTAGTAAATTTGAGCTGGCTTAAACTTCTTGGAAGAAGTTCCCAGAATCTACTGGGGGTATGTAGTTTGAAGAATTCAAGGTAAGGAGACTTACAATACAGTGCATGTTCAATTATTGGTGTTTTAGTTTATACGACTAATTTTAATTTCATTTTGATATATATTAACTATATCACAAAATATTGTAGAAGAAATTTAGATGGCTCCCTCACTATAATGATGCTATGCGACGCAATTTTGAGAAAAGGACAGCTGCAAGAATGACCCAACTTTTCAAGATGTCAGAATTTTTTTGGCTTTGAAGCCACATTGGATGGGGGATGTTGTATTCAAGGAGATGAGGAGCATTGGGAGTCTCCTCAATTTAAGtcaaataaaacaaataaatcaTGATGCAAATGCAGGTGCCTCAGTTCGTACAGGTGGTTGTATACCTCATCGCGTGATTCGGAATAGAATGTTAATATATAGATCTGATATAATTTTTCCTTTCTAGTAAATTATATCATATAAATGTtgatcacatacatatcttccttTGACCACATAAGGAAGCTACTGGAAAAGATCCTTCATCTTCAGATTTTTATTTTCGCACTCATCGTAAGGAAAAAGATGAAATTTGGATAAAGAGAAAGCTGAAGCTGCTCATGTAAGTCTTAATTCTTTATTTTGATGCGCTATGTGATGCGACTTGATTTTCATGCATGTGCTTATCTGACTTACGTCTCCAAGCTTGAATTACTGAAGCATTTGCTTTGTCCCTATGGATTCATATGTTGCTACTGCCATGAATGATGACTGTTAGTTGATTCTGACACTTCAACCAAAAAAAAGCTTTAGTTTTAGCTGATCCTTGAGAAATCTGAGGCCAACCCATTTCATTTCACTCGATATTCTTGCCATTCACGCAGATTCTCGCTGTGTTTTTTGTCGGAATTTGTGCTCTGTTGAGTGTcatgtggggtccagtcccctatcccatattttaagaaaggaagatttttcttcctttgacaaattatacattggcaacaattgtggacttggctaacaagccaatttctttgttcacattttcatgatgtaagcgcttacctcatcataatcgtgatgtaagcgcttacctcaccataggaaattcattcctataaataggcagcttatggttcatttgtaacacaccaaaatctcagacaatacatctgagtgagagcaaaagtgaggtattccatagactgtaagaaaatagtctgtgaagaaaaatagagtgtgagtgatattgtagtgaggtgagaaaatcaaaagagtgttatttcttttgagggtgtagtggtcttaggagtatttgtactcgttactacacagtgtaaaattcctctatagtgatatcagctgctcctcttggccgtggtttttcccttattcagaagggtttccacataaaatcttggtgtcattattgctgcattttattcttgctgatttaaccataagttagtgttccgcgtttatcactaataccgtgaatattatttttgcgggtctattttattcccatcaagtggtatcagagccaaggttctgtctgagtatgctctgtggttgcagcacagtctgaacttccacatcagaaaagaattactttggtcttcgaataaaataagatttgtatttgtgataaacgatggaagccaacactagtagaatggttactttgagtggcgtaaattatgccatttggaagggcaaaatggaagatttgctctatgtcaagaattttcatcaacctgtctttggaaataaaaagcctgataataaatcagatgaagagtggaatttgttgcatcggcaggtttgcggctttattagacagtgggttgacgataatgtgttgaaccatatttctggagagacacatgctcggaccctatgggagcatcttgaaagtttgtatgctcgaaaaactggtaataacaagatgtttctgataaagcaaatgttgggtttaaaataccacgatggttccgcaatgacagatcatctgaatatttttcaggggatcatgaatcagttatctgctatgggtattaattttgatgaagaaattcaaggcttatttctacttggttccctaccagattcttgggaaattattagaacttcattatcaaattctgctccggatggtgtgatctctatggatcttgccaagagcagtcttttaaatgaagagatgagaagaaaatctcaaggttcctcctcatcagatgtcttggtgactgacactagggggagaggcaagaatcgtggttctcaaaatagagaacatcatagaagcaaatccagaagcagacttaaagatattgactgctatcattgcgggaaaaaagggcacacaaagaagttctgccggattttgaaaaaagagaatagagaaaaggaggaaaagaaagaagatggcaatcgtgttgccgctgtcactacagaagatcttgttactgtccttgatacggatctgataaatattgcttgtgatgagtcaagctgggttgtggacagtggtgccgcatctcatgtgacatcaaggaaggaatttttctcatcctatactccgggtgactttggaactttgagtatgggtaatgagactgtatccagggtggctggtgttggaacgatttgttt includes these proteins:
- the LOC132610625 gene encoding putative F-box/LRR-repeat protein At5g02700 — encoded protein: MRKANGRKKKNCTTITLDVLPDCLIYKILSYLPFKEAAQMSILSKTWLQAWLIHPNLEFTLPYLKVVDSFMERYRDGKIPIEKFELSDSAGSSQGFPSIDKWIDIALQNGVKYLVFKVASISLPIFTILAAKSLRELVLEGCTLNMPVSLTSGIANCDSLRKLSLSCVSLDEHMLQTLLSSCPLIVNFILKDCDGLEKIELLNLQKIKSVFISTQRNLPVKIRAPTLEHLSYSGYLSDELDVVECQNLIFLDVSYVLTSDGFLQHLISRFQSLKVLKIQYCGDNLEIDSPNLVSFEYVRDQIPEHKIVIESRKLKHSKIVLHCYDYLNDAWFCKLRKFLSNSTSWSQVSLYFPKCNEINMKDLQLHHRVATPQVDILNVNILWQNAQCPTFVDALLWSCHPRRLNLHSSIKMITCFICRLMYMKNSSQSFSQRSKPWHSHQLMEIKVFDGKNQPLQLRNGELAISTLTDWKEVSFLLDWQCS